AAGCTTGCGGTTTTCGTAAAGCGACACCCGAAACATGATTATCGACAGATAGCTTTTTTTGAGTCGGGACGATGCGCGCTTAAGGAGGGGGATTCGAGGACTGCAATTATTAATCTTAAGCGTGTCATCGAAAATTATTCGGGAACGCCAAGCAGTATTCAGACGACAGCATCGCTTTTGGTATCGGGATTGTTGTCGAAGCAGGGCCGATTGAGAGAGGCAGCCGAGGCGCTCAAGGGGGCTCTCGAATCGGGGGACCCGAAAATCGAGGCGGAGGCCTTTTTTGCCCGGGCGGACCTTTTGTCCCGCGCTCGGGACCGACGTGCCGCGCCGGAATTTCTTAAGTTGACCTACCGCTATCCAGAGCAGACAATGTGGGTCGTCAAAGCCCTTGCGCGTGCTGGTGGAATTTACGAAAAATCAGGCAGACGCATAACCGCCCTTCGAATTTTCAAAAAAATGAGTCGTCTTGCGCCTACCGGGCCTTTTAAAAAGTTGGCTTTCGAGGCTGTTGTACGGCTTTCGAAGAAAAGTAAATCCAGTCCTTAAGGGGTATTCGATGAGAATCTTCCGGATGAAGGGAATGCCGAGATGTTAGATTTTTTGTTTCGTGGCGGGATATTGATGATTCCTCTGGGCGTATGCTCCGTTTTGGCCGTGGCCATAATTCTGGAGCGCTTCTTTTCCCTGAGAACCAGCCGTGTGATTCGCCTTGATGTTTTTCAGAGAGTCAAAGATCTTCTCTCGGAAGATCAAATAGGCGAGGCGATGACGGTCTGCAGGCGCCAGCCGTCGGTGATGGGCCGTATTCTTCTTGCGGCCATCATTAATCATGAGCGCGACAGAGATGAGCTCAAGGAAATTGTCGAGGACGCCGGGCGCCAGGAGGTGCCGACGCTAGATCGCTACCTGGGCGTGCTGGGTACGATCGCCGCCGTATCTCCACTACTAGGCCTCACCGGAACGGTTTTCGGCATGATTCGCACCTTTACCGTGATTAGCGAAAAAGGAGTTGCGCACCCCAGCCAGCTTGCCCACGGGATTAGTGAGGCGCTCATTACCACGGCCTCGGGGCTTGTCATCGCGATACCGGCGCTTATTTTCTACAACTTTTTCACGTCCAAGGCGGACCGCATAATTCTTGAAATTGAGAAACACACCTTTCGTCTTGTCGATATGATGAAGCGCTAGCATGAGATTCCGCGAACGTCGCCGTGTGCAGGCCGAGCCAGGTATGACCTCGATGATCGACGTTGTCTTTCTGCTACTCCTATTCTTCGTGTTGAGCTCGACCTTCATTCTCCAGCCCGGAATTAAGGTGAAGCTGCCGCGCACGGTCACCACCGAGCAGCCCGCGAGAAAAGACCTTGTTTTGATCATTGCGAGGGACAAGCGGATTTTCCTGAACAACGAGTTGGTGAAATTCAATTCCCTTTGGGGGCGCTTGGTCGAGGAGCTCAAGTTTCAGCAAGAGGCGGCGCTGGTTCTTCGAGCTGATCGTGATGTCGCGCACGGTTTCGTGGTGCGGATTATGGATGTGGCTAAACAAGCGGGCGCAGAGAGAATTGCCATTGCAACATCGCCCCTTAAGCGCCCAAAGAAAAGAAAATAGCCCGTTTTTTAAACCGGTAATCGGAGCAGGTTATGAGCGCAGCGCTGCTCTCAACATTAATTTTGTCGATGACACTTCATGCCGGGTTGATTTTCTTTGGCCCGGATATACGGCCCCCGATTACCGATGAGCTCAAGGATGATTCTGTCGAGGTGGCGATGCTGCAACGCGAGGTTCCACTTCCGGACGCGCTACGCGCCAAGCCGCTACCCCTGGTGCCGCAACCAAAGCCACTAAATTTGCAGCGCTTTCAGGAAAGCCAAGGAAGTATATCTGGGCCCCTCTCGCCAAGATTGAGGATATCCCCCTCTATTCCGACACGGGAAAAAGTGCTCAAAGCGCCAGCTCCTTTGAAGCCGCCAAAGTTGAATTTGCCTCGCCCCATGACTTCCCTTGAATCGCTTAGCCTTGAAAAACCGCCGGTATCCCCCTTAGATATTGCGTTGCCCATTCATGGGCTCAAAGGGGACATTGGGCTCAGTGGTGAGCGAAAATCCGTGTCCGGCAGTGGTGCCTCAAGAACCCGGGAATTGGGCAAGGAAATATCGAGTCTCAATTTTAAAGATAGAGATCTGGCGAGAAGACAGAGCATCGAGGGGCCGGCGGCGGCCAGAAAAGTAGTGTTTCGCCCGCCGCCCCCGAAAGTGAAATTGGCTGAATCATCAGGTGACATTAAACTTCGTTTCTGGGTGCTGCCTGATGGCACTGTGGGGCGGGTGCTTCCGATGCGAAAGGGGAGTGCGTATTTAGAGGGGGTTGCTGTGAACCATATGAAACGCTGGCGATTCTCGCCGCTGGTCAAAGGAGAGCCCAGGCGTGAGGAGTGGGGCTCGGTCGTTTATCGCTTCCGTGTGAAATAAGCCCTCGCCGCCCCTAGTCTGGAAAGCTGGCGGCAGGCAAGGAGATGTTATGGAATTTGAGCCTACGGGCCTTGGCTATGACGATTTTGAAGTGGGACGCACCTGGTGCACGGCGGCCAGAACAGTCGGGGAGGCCGATGTCACGGCTTTTGCCGGGTTGACGGGCGATTATACGTACCTTCATACCGATGCTCAGAGCGCAGCGAAGACCCCCTTTGGCGGGCGAATTGCCCACGGGCTTCTGGGGCTTTCCTATCTTTCGGGGCTCGTCTCAAGGCTGGGCATACTTGAGGGCACGGTTGAGGCGTTCATGGGCCTTGAGATGAAGTTTCGAGGTGCCATCATGTTCGATGACACGGTTCATGCCGAGGTTGAGGTGCGCGAAAAGCGTATTTCAAGTAAGGGGCAGGGGCTTGTGACGCTCGGGATGACCTTAAAGAACCAGCGCGATGAGACTGTTCAAGAGGGCCAATTCGTCCTCATGATGGAAATAAAAGGCTAGGCGCCCTTATCCCCCGACGATGGCGGGAAAGATGCAAAGCTCGCACCCATCGATGAGGGGGGTCTCTTTCGGGGCGTGACGCCCATCTAAAAGAATGACATAGGCCTCCTCGTACGGAATACCGTAGGTATCAAGTACATCTTTCACGAGGGCATTTGGGGGAACCTCTAGCCCCGCCGAACCATCTTCTTCCAATTCTGCTGGCATTTTATCTTCAAAATCAGCATAGAGCCGAAGCCGGATATTCATGGCGTCTGTCCGCTTGACGAGTTGCCGTGTTGTACTTTTGCCGCTGCTGTCGCAGCGTTGATGATTTCCTTGAGCGGGGCGCCGGAGGATTTGGCCAGCTTCCGGCAATCCTCAAATTCGGGCGCAAGATTAACAACCACACCCTCGAAACGCGCCCGTTTGATGCGAACACTACCCCACGGCGTTTCGACCTCCAGCCAATCTCGCTCTGCCGTTGCTCTTGATGTTTGCCGATAGCGGACGCCCAGGGTGGTGGTCTCCCGCATCAGGTAGGCGATGAGGTCGTCTTGTAAACTAGTTGGACAAAGAAGGGTGAGCAGAATAGCGGGGCGGCCTTTTTTGCCGACAGTGGGGACGAGAAAGGCATCAAGCGCGCCACGTGATATCACGCCATCGAGGACATGGGGATAAATTTCGGGGTTCATATCGTCAATGTTGGTTTCAAGAACCGAAATCGTGTTCGGATGGGCGCTTCGTGATGTGGCCTCATCTGTGATCGATTCCCCGAGAAAAGCCCGTACGATGTTGGGAATGGGTTGTTCCATCTCGCCTGAGCCATGGCCGACATCGGTAATTGCCATCGGGGGCATAGGCCCAAATGCCTCGGCGCTCTCTGAGAGTAATAGCGCCCCCGTTGGCGTTAGCACCTCTCCTTGTAGCCCATTGTCGAGGATCGAGACGCCCTCCAGCAGTTTAGCTGTGGCCGGGGCGGGAATGGGCATCTTTCCGTGTGCACTGTTGATAAATCCCTTGCCAGGAGGAAGCGGGGAGGAAAGGACACGCTCGACACCAAGTAGCTCAAGGCCGACGAAAAAGCCTGCGATGTCGATGATGGAGTCAATTGCTCCCACTTCGTGGAAATGAATGGATTCGACCGGGACATTGTGTATGCCGGCCTCCACTTCCCCCAGGCGCCTGAATGCTTTTAAGGCGGCGGCCTTTGCGGTGGAGGGGATGGTGGTGTGTGCGATGATTTTTTCAATCTCGGACAATGGGCGACCATGGATTGATGAATAACTTTGGCCCGGCTGTTCAGCTCCGGTGGTTTTTACGCGGAACTGTGTGGCTGAGATGCCGCATTTCACGGATTTGTGGGTGGTAATCTCGCAGGGTCCTAGTTCTAGCTTGAGGAGTTCTGCAAGCAGCGCCTCAAGGGGGAGGCCCAGATCGAGCATGGCACCGAGAAGCATGTCGCCGCTCGCTCCGGCGAAACAATCGAAATAGATGGTTTTCACTTTTTCACGGCCAGACGGTTAATAAGGTGGGCCTGGAATCCAGCCCCAAATCCATTGTCGATGTTTACCACCGATATGCCGTCTGCGCACGAGGCCAGCATGGCGAAAAGTGCTGTCAGCCCGCCCATGCTTGTGCCGTAGCCAATCGATGTGGGCACGGCGATGACGGGGGCCTCGACAAGCCCGGCGACGACCGAGGGGAGGGCACCCTCCATTCCGGCGACGGCGATGATGACATTCGCCTCACGAAGCGAATCCATCTCGGCCAGCAGGCGATGGAGGCCCGCAACGCCCACGTCGTAGGCACGGGCTACTTTTGAGCCCATTGTCTCGGCAGTGACGGCTGCTTCCTCGGCGATGGGTTGATCCGAGGTGCCTCCCGATATTACAGCGACACACCCGAGCCCGGCGCTGTTGGGAGGTGGGCTGCTGGGGGCGATCACGACCATTCTCGCCTCGTTGTGATGTACGGCCCCCGGAAATTCAGCGAGCAGGGTTTGGGCTTGTTCAAGCGATGCCCGGGTGAGCATTACAGTCTGTTCGTTTTTAAGAAGGGATTGAGCGATATCGAGGACCTGGGAGGAGGATTTGCCCTCACCGTAGATTACCTCGGCGTATCCCTTGCGGAGGCTTCTGTGGTGGTCAACTCGGGTGTGACCAAGGTTTTCATAGGGAAGGTCGCGGAGGCGCGCAGCGGCATCACTTGGTGATAGTTTTCCCGAGCGCACATCATCAAGGAGAGAAAGAAGACTATTATTGTTCACGAAAGAAGGGCAACCGGAAGAAGTTTCTTATTATAAAGAGGCTCGTTCATGCTCCCCGAACGGAAACCCTCAAGGTCGAGGGTGGCATAGCTAAAACCGGCCTCCTTGGTCAGCCTTACCACTTCATCGAGCAGTCCGTTTTCAAGCAGCATGGGTATTTCATCATTGGGGATTTCAATTCGGGCGATGGTGTCGTGGTGCCTTACCCGCAGTTGTCTGAAGCCTAGTGCCCGGAGGGAAGCTTCTGCTTTTTCCACCTGAGAGATTTTCTCGGGTGTTATCTTGTCGCCGTACGGAAAGCGGCTTGAAAGGCAGGCCATCGCCGGTTTATCCCAGGTGGGCAGGCCCATTTCCTTTGAGATTTCTCTGATCTCGGATTTGGTGAATCCGGCTTCCATCAAAGGGCTTCGAACCTCAAGTTCACGGGCGGCCTTCATGCCCGGCCGGTGATCGCCCCTATCATCAGCGTTTGAGCCATCAACAATAAAGGCGAGCCCCTCCTCGTCCGCAACACTTCGAAGAATGGTGTAGAGCTCATTTTTGCAATAATAACAACGGTTTGGGGGGTTGTTTCCAAATTCTTCGACCTTGATTTCCGCCGTGTCGATGATGCGGTGGCGGATGCCAATATGCTCGGCGAGATCAATCGATTCAAGGAATTCCGATTGTGCCAACGTGACGGATTTTCCCGTTACGGCAAGAGCGCGTTTGCCGAGTGTTTGGTGGGCGGCACTGGCGAGAAAAGTGCTGTCGACGCCCCCAGAGAAGGCGATGAGAACGCCGCCCATCTCTTTGAGGATATTTTTTAAAATTTCAAACTTTGCTTGCGCGGGTGTAGTTGACAATGGAGAATCTCCTTAGTTTCGAACTTAATGGATTTTAGCCCACTCCATAGGAGAAGGGCAACGGAAAACCCAGTCGTGGTTGGATGTATGTATGATAAGATAATAGTGTTTATAAGTGGGAGATGCGTTTTGAGGATTACAAGAAAATTTCGTCTGATAATGTTTTTTGTGGTGGCTGTTGCTGCGACTTCGCTTTGTGTCAAAGGTGTTGTGCCAGCCGCCTCGGCGGAAAAGCGGGTGTATCCTGATGTGTTGAAGGTGAGTGTTCGTAAATCAGCCGCAGGCGTGTTTCGCTTTGAAGTGACAATATCCTCGCCCGATACGGGTTGGAAAAAATACGCTAACGCATTTCGGGTCAAGACGGCGGACGATAAAGTGCTTGGAACAAGGGTGCTTTACCACCCTCATGTGGATGAGCAGCCTTTTACTCGCTCCCTGGTGAGGGTGAGGATAAGCTCTGAGATTCGGGAGGTGGTCGTTGATGCCCGGGACTCGGTCGAGGGGTGGGGCGGAAAATCCATGCGTGTGGTTGTCCCGCATTAATTAACTTCTAGTTATCAAATTGAAATTCCATTTGTTTAATTTGTGAGGCTGCCTCGGCGGCTTGGCTTTTTATTTTGGAGAATCGTTCATAATGGGTTTTGAGCCTGAAAAATTGTTGCGCAAGGGGATAGAGACTCTCGATATCTATGTTCCTGGTCGCCGGGCCGAGGAGGTGGGTAGAGAGTACGGCCTGACAGAGGTTTTGAAGCTTGCGAGCAATGAAAATGCCAATGGACCATCGCCCGCTGCCCTTGAGGCGATTCAGGGCGTTCTCAAGGGGCTGAACAGGTATCCAGATGGCCACGCGGGTGTATTGCGGGCTGCCCTGGCAGAGAGGTTAGGTGTTGAGGAGGCTCAAATTTTCATTGGAAATGGCGGAGACGATGTTCTGTCCGTCTTGTCCCGAACATTTCTAAACGATGGGGATGAGGTGATTATCCCGCAGCCCACGTTCAGCCCGTATCGTCACGTGAGCCGGGTGATGGGTGCCAAGGTGGTTTTGAGTCCGCTTCGCGATTATCGGATAGATCTCGATGATATTGCCTCGCGAGCCAGCGGGCGGTCGAAACTGATCTTTCTTTGCAGCCCGAATAATCCCACGGGAACAATTTTAGAAAAGAAAGCTTTGGTTTCTTTTTTAGAAGCGCTTCCGGAAAATACTCTCGTTTTGCTTGATGAGGCATATGGTGATTTTGTCGATGACCCTGAATGGCCTGATAGCTTGGCGCTGATCGAGCAATATCCGTTGATCGTTCTTCGCTCGTTTTCTAAAATCTATGGCTTGGCGGGACTCCGGGTGGGCTATGGGATTGGCAACAAAGAGCTGATTGGATTTATGCACCGGGTGCGAGAGCCGTTTAACGTGAATCAACTTGCCCAGGTGGCTGCGGTTGCGGCTTTGGGGGATGAGGGGTTTCGCGAAAGCAGCATCCGAATGAATCGAGAGGAGCGTCAGAAATATTATCTGGTTTTTAGAGAGCTTGGGATTGCGTTCATTGAAAGCCAAGCTAATTTTATCTTTATTAATGTTCGCAATGGTGATGCCGTCACGGAGGCTCTTTTGAAGCTGGGGCTTATTGTTCGCCCCGGCAGCGCATTTGGCTGCCCCGAGTGGATAAGGGTGACAATCGGGACTCCCGAGGAGAACACGGGCTTGAGCGCGGGGCTGTGGAATGCACTCTCAGGAGCCTAGCTGGGGCTGTTTCCACGGAAACTACCTTAGAAACAGCCCCCCTGCCTTCAATTACGTCTTTTGAGTGTTTTGTAGTTGTTGGTTTTACTTAACAGCTTCTTTCAGAGATTTGCCAGCCGAGAATTTCGGAACTTTTGAGGCCTTGATTTTGATCTCTGCGCCAGTCTGTGGGTTGCGTCCCATGCGCGCAGCGCGTTTCGAAATCGAGAACGTTCCAAATCCAACAAGAGAGATCCTGTCGCCGCTTTTAAGCGCTTTTGTGATGTTGTTCAACAAGGATGCGAGGGCGCGGTCAGCTGCTGCTTTCGAGATGTTTGCATCACCAGCAATCGTTTCGATCAATTCAGACTTCTGCATTAATAAATCCCCCGTGGCTGTAACGCTGGAAGAAGATGAATAGTGCTTCTGTATGGGCCCTTCAGTGTTTGTAAATCTATCTCACGCTCATGAGAACGTCAACACGTTTTTGATGTTTTGAAAAAAATATTCGTATTTTATTGACGCCCATCACACTTTGTGGATTTAAAGTTTGTGCATTCCTTGCGAGTGTTGAATGGTTGCGCTTCATAACATATTCAGATTGATAGTGTTGTGTTTGTCGATAAGGGCACTAATCAAAAAAATCTACTGAATAGAGGGTGAAAATTTTGAAATTGGCATTATTATTTTGAATGAAGATTTTATTAAATTTATCAATGTTTTAAGTTCAGTTTTGTTAAGACTCACAAGAGGCCGTGCAAAGACTAGCGAAGCGATAGCCCTGTACGGCGGGTCGGTTTGCGGCCTCTGCCCCGGCTTCGGTCGTATCGAGCCACCGAGGGCTGGTCCTTAAGTGGTTTTGGGTCATGCGCCAGGCTCCCTTGGTGCGCATCGTCACTCATGCTGGGCAGTGACAGGCGAGGAAGCGCTTTGCCAATAAATCGCTCAATTCCCTTTACGAGCATGATCTCGCTCGGTGACATCAAGGTGAGGGCATAGCCTATTTGCCCCGCCCGCGCGGTTCTACCCGCACGATGCACGTAATCTTCGGGGTATTCGGGCACATCGTAATTGATGACATGCGAAATATCCGTTACGTCGATCCCTCTGGCCACAATATCGGTTGCCACTAAAATTTTATGCGTACCATCCTTGAAATCCTGGAGCGCTTTTTCTCGTTGCCGCTGACTTCTGTCAGAATGGATTCGCGAAACGGTTATGTTCGCCCGTTCGAGGAGATCAGATAGCTGATCGGCGCCCGCCTTGGTCCGGGTGAAAACGAGCACGGATTTGGCTTCTGATTTTTGCAAAATCTCAAGAACCGCTCTCGCCTTGTTCATGCCGCTCAGTGGATAGACGCCATGAAAAATTCCATCGGCTGGCGTCGAGGGCGTTGCCACGGAAATGTCTACGGGCGAGTTGAGCGCTTTGCTCGCTAGGCTCGAAATAGTGGTTGGTATAGTCGCCGAGAAAAGCATTGTTTGCCGTTTTGACGGAAGGCGGCTGAGGATTTCTGTGATTTCCTCGGCAAAGCCCATGTCGAGCATGCGGTCAGCCTCATCGAGAATCAAAACCTCAAGGTTCGAGAAGTTGGCTGTTTTTCTTTTCATGTGATCAAGTAGCCGGCCTGGCGTGGCGACAACTATATCGGCCTCGTTAACAAGCGATTGAATTTGAGGCTCGTAATCAACACCGCCATAGACGAGCGCCACTTGTGTGGTCAGGTATTTGCCAAGTTTCTCGAACTGGTCTGCCACCTGCATAGCAAGCTCGCGGGTGGGGGTGAGCGCCAGTGTGCGGGTGCCCGATCCGCCAAGCATCCTCTGGAGCGCCGGGAGCGCAAAGGCCGCGGTTTTTCCGGTTCCCGTTTGTGCACATCCGATGAGGTCGGGCCCCTTGATGGCGACCGGAATGGCTTTGGTTTGTATG
The genomic region above belongs to Nitrospinaceae bacterium and contains:
- a CDS encoding biopolymer transporter ExbD, which translates into the protein MRFRERRRVQAEPGMTSMIDVVFLLLLFFVLSSTFILQPGIKVKLPRTVTTEQPARKDLVLIIARDKRIFLNNELVKFNSLWGRLVEELKFQQEAALVLRADRDVAHGFVVRIMDVAKQAGAERIAIATSPLKRPKKRK
- a CDS encoding MoaD/ThiS family protein; its protein translation is MNIRLRLYADFEDKMPAELEEDGSAGLEVPPNALVKDVLDTYGIPYEEAYVILLDGRHAPKETPLIDGCELCIFPAIVGG
- the larC gene encoding nickel pincer cofactor biosynthesis protein LarC, translating into MKTIYFDCFAGASGDMLLGAMLDLGLPLEALLAELLKLELGPCEITTHKSVKCGISATQFRVKTTGAEQPGQSYSSIHGRPLSEIEKIIAHTTIPSTAKAAALKAFRRLGEVEAGIHNVPVESIHFHEVGAIDSIIDIAGFFVGLELLGVERVLSSPLPPGKGFINSAHGKMPIPAPATAKLLEGVSILDNGLQGEVLTPTGALLLSESAEAFGPMPPMAITDVGHGSGEMEQPIPNIVRAFLGESITDEATSRSAHPNTISVLETNIDDMNPEIYPHVLDGVISRGALDAFLVPTVGKKGRPAILLTLLCPTSLQDDLIAYLMRETTTLGVRYRQTSRATAERDWLEVETPWGSVRIKRARFEGVVVNLAPEFEDCRKLAKSSGAPLKEIINAATAAAKVQHGNSSSGQTP
- a CDS encoding histidinol-phosphate transaminase, with amino-acid sequence MGFEPEKLLRKGIETLDIYVPGRRAEEVGREYGLTEVLKLASNENANGPSPAALEAIQGVLKGLNRYPDGHAGVLRAALAERLGVEEAQIFIGNGGDDVLSVLSRTFLNDGDEVIIPQPTFSPYRHVSRVMGAKVVLSPLRDYRIDLDDIASRASGRSKLIFLCSPNNPTGTILEKKALVSFLEALPENTLVLLDEAYGDFVDDPEWPDSLALIEQYPLIVLRSFSKIYGLAGLRVGYGIGNKELIGFMHRVREPFNVNQLAQVAAVAALGDEGFRESSIRMNREERQKYYLVFRELGIAFIESQANFIFINVRNGDAVTEALLKLGLIVRPGSAFGCPEWIRVTIGTPEENTGLSAGLWNALSGA
- a CDS encoding tetratricopeptide repeat protein encodes the protein FIQKNPKSTLSPMAYLRVGDSFYNEGRYLQANRTYRLMLNRYKNHPKGREAAYGLSLTNLQLGEISKFLDGAKNFIETYGGDELSIALAFQIGETLLARGDLDGALRSYREVGARFETSGLVPHSLLRIASIHRRRKELDAALDTYERLMSRYPKSPLASDALFGVGESLASVGRCSEARIKLAVFVKRHPKHDYRQIAFFESGRCALKEGDSRTAIINLKRVIENYSGTPSSIQTTASLLVSGLLSKQGRLREAAEALKGALESGDPKIEAEAFFARADLLSRARDRRAAPEFLKLTYRYPEQTMWVVKALARAGGIYEKSGRRITALRIFKKMSRLAPTGPFKKLAFEAVVRLSKKSKSSP
- a CDS encoding MotA/TolQ/ExbB proton channel family protein, which translates into the protein MLDFLFRGGILMIPLGVCSVLAVAIILERFFSLRTSRVIRLDVFQRVKDLLSEDQIGEAMTVCRRQPSVMGRILLAAIINHERDRDELKEIVEDAGRQEVPTLDRYLGVLGTIAAVSPLLGLTGTVFGMIRTFTVISEKGVAHPSQLAHGISEALITTASGLVIAIPALIFYNFFTSKADRIILEIEKHTFRLVDMMKR
- a CDS encoding HU family DNA-binding protein, whose protein sequence is MQKSELIETIAGDANISKAAADRALASLLNNITKALKSGDRISLVGFGTFSISKRAARMGRNPQTGAEIKIKASKVPKFSAGKSLKEAVK
- a CDS encoding DEAD/DEAH box helicase, with translation MGYTEPSPIQTKAIPVAIKGPDLIGCAQTGTGKTAAFALPALQRMLGGSGTRTLALTPTRELAMQVADQFEKLGKYLTTQVALVYGGVDYEPQIQSLVNEADIVVATPGRLLDHMKRKTANFSNLEVLILDEADRMLDMGFAEEITEILSRLPSKRQTMLFSATIPTTISSLASKALNSPVDISVATPSTPADGIFHGVYPLSGMNKARAVLEILQKSEAKSVLVFTRTKAGADQLSDLLERANITVSRIHSDRSQRQREKALQDFKDGTHKILVATDIVARGIDVTDISHVINYDVPEYPEDYVHRAGRTARAGQIGYALTLMSPSEIMLVKGIERFIGKALPRLSLPSMSDDAHQGSLAHDPKPLKDQPSVARYDRSRGRGRKPTRRTGLSLR
- a CDS encoding dehydratase, producing MEFEPTGLGYDDFEVGRTWCTAARTVGEADVTAFAGLTGDYTYLHTDAQSAAKTPFGGRIAHGLLGLSYLSGLVSRLGILEGTVEAFMGLEMKFRGAIMFDDTVHAEVEVREKRISSKGQGLVTLGMTLKNQRDETVQEGQFVLMMEIKG
- the larB gene encoding nickel pincer cofactor biosynthesis protein LarB; the encoded protein is MNNNSLLSLLDDVRSGKLSPSDAAARLRDLPYENLGHTRVDHHRSLRKGYAEVIYGEGKSSSQVLDIAQSLLKNEQTVMLTRASLEQAQTLLAEFPGAVHHNEARMVVIAPSSPPPNSAGLGCVAVISGGTSDQPIAEEAAVTAETMGSKVARAYDVGVAGLHRLLAEMDSLREANVIIAVAGMEGALPSVVAGLVEAPVIAVPTSIGYGTSMGGLTALFAMLASCADGISVVNIDNGFGAGFQAHLINRLAVKK
- the larE gene encoding ATP-dependent sacrificial sulfur transferase LarE — encoded protein: MGGVLIAFSGGVDSTFLASAAHQTLGKRALAVTGKSVTLAQSEFLESIDLAEHIGIRHRIIDTAEIKVEEFGNNPPNRCYYCKNELYTILRSVADEEGLAFIVDGSNADDRGDHRPGMKAARELEVRSPLMEAGFTKSEIREISKEMGLPTWDKPAMACLSSRFPYGDKITPEKISQVEKAEASLRALGFRQLRVRHHDTIARIEIPNDEIPMLLENGLLDEVVRLTKEAGFSYATLDLEGFRSGSMNEPLYNKKLLPVALLS